A genome region from Glycine max cultivar Williams 82 chromosome 5, Glycine_max_v4.0, whole genome shotgun sequence includes the following:
- the LOC100817350 gene encoding pectinesterase: MDKLFFNYCFVGYCLLYSLLLVHGKQLSCNETPYPRVCKHYIETTNTLSALDAPPSYSFHDMALKVTMEQATEAYKLVSNMDLNNFKDKRAKSAWEDCLELYENTLYQLKRSMNSNNLNDRLTWQSASIANHQTCQNGFTDFNLPSHLNYFPSMLSNFSELLSNSLSISKAMTLTSFSSSPSTKQSGGRRLLSDGFPYWLSRSDRRLLQETASKADVVVAQDGSGNYKTISEGVNAASGLSGKGRVVVHVKAGVYKENIDIKRTVKNLMIVGDGMGATIVTGNLNAQDGSTTFRSATFAVDGDGFIARDITFENTAGPQKHQAVAVRSGADQSVFYRCSFKGYQDTLYVYANRQFYRDCDIYGTIDFIFGDAVTVLQNCNIYVRKPMSNQLNTVTAQGRTDPNENTGIIIHNCRITAAGDLKAVQGSFRTFLGRPWQKYSRTVFMKSALDSLISPAGWFPWSGNFALSTLYYAEYGNTGAGAGTGGRVKWEGFRVISSTEAVKFTVGSFLAGGSWIPGSGVPFDAGL, from the exons ATGGACAAGCTCTTTTTCAACTACTGTTTCGTTGGATACTGCCTTCTTTATTCTCTCTTGCTTGTGCATGGCAAACAATTGTCATGCAATGAAACCCCTTACCCTCGTGTGTGCAAGCATTACATTGAAACTACCAACACATTATCAGCCCTAGATGCTCCCCCTTCTTATTCCTTCCATGATATGGCCCTTAAGGTCACCATGGAGCAAGCCACGGAGGCTTATAAACTCGTCTCAAACATGGACTTGAATAATTTCAAGGACAAGCGAGCCAAGTCTGCATGGGAAGATTGTTTGGAGCTCTATGAAAACACACTTTATCAGCTCAAACGCTCAATGAACTCAAACAATCTAAACGATAGGTTGACTTGGCAAAGTGCATCCATTGCCAACCATCAAACATGCCAAAATGGTTTCACTGATTTCAACCTTCCTTCTCACCTGAATTACTTTCCCTCCATGCTAAGCAACTTCTCTGAATTGCTTAGCAATTCCTTGTCCATTAGCAAGGCTATGACATTGACATCATTCTCATCATCACCATCGACCAAACAAAGTGGTGGGCGAAGGTTGCTTTCAGATGGCTTCCCCTATTGGCTGTCACGTTCAGATAGAAGGCTTCTTCAGGAAACAGCATCAAAAGCTGATGTTGTCGTGGCACAGGATGGGAGTGGGAACTATAAGACTATCTCAGAAGGTGTGAATGCAGCTTCTGGTCTCAGTGGGAAAGGGCGTGTTGTTGTGCATGTCAAAGCTGGCGTATACAAAGAGAATATTGATATCAAGAGGACAGTGAAGAACTTAATGATCGTTGGTGATGGAATGGGTGCTACTATTGTTACTGGTAATCTTAACGCACAAGATGGTTCCACTACTTTTCGTTCTGCTACTTTTG CGGTTGATGGTGACGGGTTCATCGCTCGGGACATAACCTTCGAGAACACAGCGGGACCGCAAAAGCACCAAGCGGTGGCTGTCCGTTCCGGCGCCGACCAGTCGGTGTTCTACCGGTGCAGCTTTAAGGGTTACCAAGACACCTTATACGTTTACGCCAACCGTCAATTCTACCGTGACTGTGACATATACGGAACCATAGACTTCATTTTCGGTGACGCAGTGACGGTGCTTCAAAACTGCAACATCTATGTGAGGAAACCGATGAGCAACCAGCTGAACACGGTGACGGCACAAGGAAGAACCGACCCTAACGAGAACACAGGGATAATCATCCATAACTGTCGTATAACTGCAGCTGGGGATTTGAAAGCAGTGCAGGGCTCTTTCAGAACCTTTCTAGGTCGCCCATGGCAAAAGTACTCAAGGACTGTTTTCATGAAGAGTGCCCTTGATAGCTTGATTAGCCCCGCAG GTTGGTTTCCGTGGAGTGGAAACTTTGCTCTAAGCACCCTCTATTACGCTGAATATGGGAATACAGGAGCAGGTGCAGGCACAGGAGGGAGGGTGAAATGGGAAGGGTTTCGCGTGATCTCCAGTACTGAGGCTGTGAAATTCACCGTTGGAAGTTTCTTGGCTGGGGGCTCGTGGATTCCTGGGAGTGGCGTACCCTTTGATGCAGGTTTATGA